In one Chiroxiphia lanceolata isolate bChiLan1 chromosome 32, bChiLan1.pri, whole genome shotgun sequence genomic region, the following are encoded:
- the HAUS5 gene encoding HAUS augmin-like complex subunit 5 isoform X2, producing the protein MMAAALDNWLRTEMELQPPAVPPPAVLRRLCSGPGAPVWEFIIRHVKNSRNVKKIRGNLLWYQQKLEAAVSPPDRQEALQEAVSRMRAEVRRMDQALGGAQEAALRLEELLRAGQSRLWVEHRRGAELRLLGAELAPEGLQGLQGALRVPRDRPHRTRAELSATMAMGAEPEVLTSIRSLCMSREGEEFLEPHPPNRDSQELRKDWLEKAEAELGQHHPEEVLWALEALTNDSMRMLRASPTPSPDAPLTTKELIQECWMLVGGVWGSLPPLIFQLNHLQQNLNELVPKLGGDPKIRLALTRVYLEGVRGSLTRRVQELRGGLEDPQPPTPGVLRQRLQRGRRRVLQRQRRLRLLSAATRGRQALLRLLQGQVRLAAGAGPGSAPPLLEREGRHRRLLLGALGALGEPLPHPGPSPLDSLRRNLGLGPEQRLRLVSDKCQECLEGWPRLLDTVSQWWDLPAQHIQATPPDRIPFSHWLERWRGAVLALTTPIPEVGEEPVEPHP; encoded by the exons ATGATGGCGGCGGCTCTGGACAACTGGCTCCGCACCGAgatggagctgcagccccccgCCGTCCCCCCCCCGGCCGTACTCCGCAG ACTTTGCTCCGGCCCCGGGGCCCCGGTTTGGGAATTCATCATCCGCCACGTCAAGAACTCCAG GAACGTGAAGAAGATTCGGGGGAACCTGCTGTG GTACCAACAGAAGCTCGAG GCCGCGGTTAGTCCTCCGGACCGCCAGGAGGCGCTGCAGGAGGCGGTGTCACGCATGCGCGCCGAGGTGCGGCGCATGGACCAGGCGCTAGGGGGCGCTCAGGAGGCGGCGCTCCGGCTCG aggagttgctgagggcagggcagagccgCTTGTGGGTGGAGCATCGCCGGGGGGCGGAGCTTCGCCTGCTGGGGGCGGAGCTGGCaccagaggggctgcagggcctccaGGGGGCGCTGAGGGTGCCCCGGGACAG GCCCCACCGCACAAGGGCGGAGCTTTCGGCCACCATGGCAATGGGGGCAGAACCTGAGGTGCTG ACCTCGATTCGGAGCCTGTGCATGAGCAGAGAGGGGGAGGAGTTCCTCGAACCCCACCCACCAAACAG GGATTCACAGGAGCTCCGCAAGGATTGGCTGGAAAAAGCTGAG gctgagctgggccagCACCACCCGGAGGAGGTTCTGTGGGCATTGGAGGCTCTGACCAATGACAGCATGAG GATGTTGAGGGCAAGCCCCACCCCTTCACCTGATGCTCCGCTCACCACAAAGGAGCTCATCCAG GAGTGTTGGATGCTCgtggggggggtttgggggtcgTTGCCCCCCCTCATTTTCCAACTCAACCATCTCCAGCAGAACCTCAATGAGCTGGTCCCAAAACTggggggggaccccaaaatcag gcTGGCTCTGACCCGGGTGTATCTGGAGGGGGTCCGAGGGTCCCTGACCCGGAgggtgcaggagctgagggggggTCTGGAggacccccaaccccccaccCCGGGGGTGCTCCGGCAGCGCCTGCAGCGGGGGAGGCGCAGAGTG CTCCAGCGGCAGCGGCGGCTGCGGCTCCTCAGCGCCGCCACCAGGGGGCGCCAAGCGCTGCTGCggctcctgcagggacag GTCCGTTTGGCGGCAGGGGCAGGGCCCGGCTCGGCCCCTCCcctgctggagagggaggggCGTCACCGGCGCCTcttactgggagcactgggagcactgggagagcCCCTCCCCCACCCGGGCCCCTCCCCCCTTGACTCTCTGAGGCGGAACCTGGGATTGGGCCCCGAGCAG aggctgcGATTGGTCAGCGACAAGTGCCAGGAGTGTCTCGAGGGCTGGCCCCGCCTCCTGGACACTGTCAGCCAATG GTGGgacctccctgcccagcacatcCAGGCCACGCCCCCCGACCGCATCCCGTTCTCCCATTGGCTGGAGCGCTGGAGGGGGGCGGTGCTGGCCTTGACCACGCCCATACCGGAAGTAGGGGAGGAGCCAGTGGAGCCCCACCCATGA
- the HAUS5 gene encoding HAUS augmin-like complex subunit 5 isoform X1 produces the protein MMAAALDNWLRTEMELQPPAVPPPAVLRRLCSGPGAPVWEFIIRHVKNSRNVKKIRGNLLWYQQKLEAAVSPPDRQEALQEAVSRMRAEVRRMDQALGGAQEAALRLEELLRAGQSRLWVEHRRGAELRLLGAELAPEGLQGLQGALRVPRDRPHRTRAELSATMAMGAEPEVLTSIRSLCMSREGEEFLEPHPPNRDSQELRKDWLEKAEAELGQHHPEEVLWALEALTNDSMRMLRASPTPSPDAPLTTKELIQECWMLVGGVWGSLPPLIFQLNHLQQNLNELVPKLGGDPKIRLALTRVYLEGVRGSLTRRVQELRGGLEDPQPPTPGVLRQRLQRGRRRVLQRQRRLRLLSAATRGRQALLRLLQGQVRLAAGAGPGSAPPLLEREGRHRRLLLGALGALGEPLPHPGPSPLDSLRRNLGLGPEQPLPLLLHRVAELRHDLRRAGLPKKGAGPPPPKEVCPVGPRPTPGPNPELLQRLRLVSDKCQECLEGWPRLLDTVSQWWDLPAQHIQATPPDRIPFSHWLERWRGAVLALTTPIPEVGEEPVEPHP, from the exons ATGATGGCGGCGGCTCTGGACAACTGGCTCCGCACCGAgatggagctgcagccccccgCCGTCCCCCCCCCGGCCGTACTCCGCAG ACTTTGCTCCGGCCCCGGGGCCCCGGTTTGGGAATTCATCATCCGCCACGTCAAGAACTCCAG GAACGTGAAGAAGATTCGGGGGAACCTGCTGTG GTACCAACAGAAGCTCGAG GCCGCGGTTAGTCCTCCGGACCGCCAGGAGGCGCTGCAGGAGGCGGTGTCACGCATGCGCGCCGAGGTGCGGCGCATGGACCAGGCGCTAGGGGGCGCTCAGGAGGCGGCGCTCCGGCTCG aggagttgctgagggcagggcagagccgCTTGTGGGTGGAGCATCGCCGGGGGGCGGAGCTTCGCCTGCTGGGGGCGGAGCTGGCaccagaggggctgcagggcctccaGGGGGCGCTGAGGGTGCCCCGGGACAG GCCCCACCGCACAAGGGCGGAGCTTTCGGCCACCATGGCAATGGGGGCAGAACCTGAGGTGCTG ACCTCGATTCGGAGCCTGTGCATGAGCAGAGAGGGGGAGGAGTTCCTCGAACCCCACCCACCAAACAG GGATTCACAGGAGCTCCGCAAGGATTGGCTGGAAAAAGCTGAG gctgagctgggccagCACCACCCGGAGGAGGTTCTGTGGGCATTGGAGGCTCTGACCAATGACAGCATGAG GATGTTGAGGGCAAGCCCCACCCCTTCACCTGATGCTCCGCTCACCACAAAGGAGCTCATCCAG GAGTGTTGGATGCTCgtggggggggtttgggggtcgTTGCCCCCCCTCATTTTCCAACTCAACCATCTCCAGCAGAACCTCAATGAGCTGGTCCCAAAACTggggggggaccccaaaatcag gcTGGCTCTGACCCGGGTGTATCTGGAGGGGGTCCGAGGGTCCCTGACCCGGAgggtgcaggagctgagggggggTCTGGAggacccccaaccccccaccCCGGGGGTGCTCCGGCAGCGCCTGCAGCGGGGGAGGCGCAGAGTG CTCCAGCGGCAGCGGCGGCTGCGGCTCCTCAGCGCCGCCACCAGGGGGCGCCAAGCGCTGCTGCggctcctgcagggacag GTCCGTTTGGCGGCAGGGGCAGGGCCCGGCTCGGCCCCTCCcctgctggagagggaggggCGTCACCGGCGCCTcttactgggagcactgggagcactgggagagcCCCTCCCCCACCCGGGCCCCTCCCCCCTTGACTCTCTGAGGCGGAACCTGGGATTGGGCCCCGAGCAG cccctccccctcctgctgcaccGTGTGGCCGAGCTGCGCCACGATCTCCGGAGGGCGGGGCTTCCCAAAAAGGGGGCGGGGCCACCTCCTCCAAAGGAGGTGTGTCCCGTCGGGCCCCGCCCCACCCCAGGCCCCaaccctgagctgctgcagaggctgcGATTGGTCAGCGACAAGTGCCAGGAGTGTCTCGAGGGCTGGCCCCGCCTCCTGGACACTGTCAGCCAATG GTGGgacctccctgcccagcacatcCAGGCCACGCCCCCCGACCGCATCCCGTTCTCCCATTGGCTGGAGCGCTGGAGGGGGGCGGTGCTGGCCTTGACCACGCCCATACCGGAAGTAGGGGAGGAGCCAGTGGAGCCCCACCCATGA